One region of Quercus lobata isolate SW786 chromosome 2, ValleyOak3.0 Primary Assembly, whole genome shotgun sequence genomic DNA includes:
- the LOC115977530 gene encoding uncharacterized protein LOC115977530 — MAASLLPSQSHTHPSLFLNHYRLLSPNPFPLLLRFPNKPHKKTISTTLSLTLTVHNSLTSLQSFTHDDDDDDSPNPKTSSSPLRLAAVIFFLGCFTFTAASARLFKVPPPALASTVHDQIQDDHGGDSAKPENVENLEDDDKELRAKFQAWKSKTYALTVPLTVVALRGSLPPSWIKDFIESQGRRLKFRLKYNGSLEGIFSDLSMPSRKGYVSPSSTLAADIVSVGDSWLNFAITKAIIEPIQGVEDLEWFKGLSDKWKVYLRRNSVGEIDPEGKIWAAPYRWGCMVIAYKKSKFQQQKLAPIEDWADLWRPELAGRISMVDSPREVIGAVLKYMGASYNTNNIDLQVAGGRSAVQKNLELLGKQVRLFDSVNYLKAFGVGDVWVAVGWSSDVIPIAKRSSNVAVIVPKSGASLWADLWAIPAASRFETNQIGGRVRGPSPLIHQWIEFCLQAARALPFKQEVIPGASPSALESAQVKMPAEFTKGKPRLDTNLIAGIPPPEILARCEFLEPLSDSTLSEYQSLISTMQKPGHGLIQGMHHYISSVIRNFWPERKLHSKIT; from the exons aTGGCGGCCTCGCTGCTGCCCTCACAGTCACACACACACCCCTCCCTCTTCCTCAACCATTACCGCTTACTTAGCCCAAACCCTTTTCCTCTTCTCCTCCGTTTTCCCAATAAACCCCACAAAAAAACCATTTccaccactctctctctcactctcactgtCCACAATTCTCTCACATCTCTTCAATCATTTACccacgacgacgacgacgatgaCTCTCCAAATCCCAAAACTTCGTCGTCGCCGCTTCGCCTTGCCGCCGTAATATTCTTCCTTGGCTGCTTCACCTTTACCGCGGCGAGTGCTCGTCTCTTTAAGGTCCCTCCTCCTGCTCTCGCCTCAACAGTGCACGACCAAATTCAAG ATGATCATGGTGGTGATAGTGCAAAACCCGAGAATGTGGAAAATTTAGAAGATGATGACAAGGAGTTAAGGGCGAAATTCCAAGCTTGGAAGTCTAAAACTTATGCTCTCACTGTCCCTCTCACAGTTGTTGCTCTACGTGGCTCTCTACCTCCTTCTTGGATTAAG GACTTTATAGAATCACAAGGAAGGAGATTGAAGTTTCGCCTGAAATACAATGGAAGTCTTGAGGGCATTTTCTCTGATTTATCGATGCCCTCTCGAAAAGGTTATGTCTCACCATCATCTACTTTGGCTGCTGACATTGTGAGTGTTGGTGACTCCTGGCTCAATTTTGCCATTACCAAGGCTATAATTGAGCCCATACAAGGGGTAGAAGACCTGGAATGGTTTAAAGGCTTAAGTGACAAATGGAAG GTATATCTACGCAGGAACTCTGTGGGGGAAATAGATCCTGAAGGTAAAATCTGGGCTGCTCCATACAGATGGGGCTGCATGGTGATAGCATACAAGAAGAGTAAATTTCAACAGCAAAAATTGGCTCCCATAGAG GATTGGGCAGATTTATGGCGGCCTGAACTTGCAGGGAGGATTTCAATGGTTGATTCTCCTAGAGAGGTTATTGGTGCAGTTTTGAAGTATATGGGGGCATCTTATAACACAAATAACATTGACTTGCAAGTTGCTGGTGGGAGAAGTGCTGTCCAGAAAAATTTAGAATTACTTGGGAAACAG GTTCGACTATTTGACAGCGTAAACTATCTAAAAGCATTTGGAGTGGGAGATGTGTGGGTGGCTGTTGGGTGGAGTTCTGATGTTATTCCTATTGCAAAACGCTCATCTAATGTTGCAGTAATTGTTCCCAAGTCTGGGGCTAGCTTATGGGCAGATTTATGG GCCATCCCTGCCGCCTCTAGATTTGAAACAAACCAAATTGGGGGCAGAGTTAGAGGGCCATCTCCACTGATTCATCAGTGGATAGAGTTTTGCTTGCAAGCTGCTAGAGCACTGCCTTTTAAGCAGGAGGTAATCCCAGGTGCATCTCCTTCTGCCCTTGAAAGTGCACAAGTTAAGATGCCTGCAGAGTTCACCAAGGGCAAACCAAGGCTGGACACAAACCTCATTGCTGGTATACCCCCACCTGAAATTCTGGCTAGGTGTGAGTTTTTGGAGCCATTATCGGATAGCACATTGTCAGAGTATCAATCATTGATTAGTACCATGCAGAAACCTGGCCATGGTTTGATCCAAGGAATGCACCATTATATATCTTCAGTGATTCGAAATTTTTGGCCGGAAAGAAAGCTGCATTCAAAAATAACCTGA